TTTCACCATTTAAAGTTCTTGCCTGCTCTTTATATCTTTTCTCATATCCATAAACAAGATATCTGAGTGACTTTTCAAAATCTCTATTAACTATATAATCAAAAATAACATATCTAGTTCCGCCTTCTCCTTCTTTATCGTTTCCGTAAATAAGTATCTTCATGAAATGTTCATATCTTTTTTTTAATTTCTCATCTTCTATAGAAAAATAATCTTTCAAAAATTCCTCTTTATAATGAAAATAATCATAAGAATTCCTTTTTATTTTACTGAAATCATTTGTAGATTCACATTTCTCCATATCATCTTCTATAGAAGAGCCTTTATAATATAATTCAAGTTTTTCTTCTAAGTTCATAATTTATCCTCCAATAAAAACTATATCAATATATAGTATATGCATTTTTATTTGTTTGTCAATATAATATATAAGTATAAAATATTAATTATAATAAAAAAGCCTATGCAATAAATGCATAGGCTTTAAGGAGAAACAAATAATATAATTCTTATATGTATTTACTTATTATTTCATAATATTCGCCTATTAATGAGCCGTAGTCTTCATCACTAAGAAAAGTACATTCGTTATTTAAAATATTAAATAATTTAGTCATAATATACCTCCTTTTACTGATTAATTGACTCTAATATTTTTATGTGAAATAATTACTGCATATTGTAGTTAATTATCACAATCATCTATTAATAATATAATAAATTGTATGATAAATACAATAACTTTTTAATATATTATTAAAAAAATATCATAAAATATAATTGATTAGTATAAATCTCTAAAATAGAAAATAAAATATTAGCAGTAATGATTATTAATAATTAAGTTTTTATATAAAAAAGCAATATACTTTATAATATAGTATATTGCTTTGTATTTAAATTCTTATAAATTAATTAGTATCGCCAAATGCCCCAAATATCCAATCCTCCGCCGAATGCATTATATATATTAAAGTCAGCACTTTTTTTCATTATTCCCTGACCCTCAGCATATCCTGTCAAACCGAATGTGAAATTTTCAACCAAAGTAACTCGAATTTCTCCTTCAACTCCATAATGCAAATTATATTCACCATCCACTTTATATATTTTACCCTCAAACATAAGTCTAGGCATTACATAAGTATATATAGCCCCCAATTTAGCTTCAAATTTAGCAGGCATTAATAGATAGAAATATATACTGTCGGTAGATCTTCCGCCTGCATCATCATATAAATAATTAAGTGTAGCATCTTCAGCATATCCTGCATCTATAGTAGCCCATCTGGCACCTATACCATAGTAGAAACCTAATTTTACAGGAAGACTTATTTGAACAGGATAATTATCAAATCTTGTAAGCATTATACTGCCGTATAAAGAACCTCCTAATACCATAGGAGCTATTTTTGTTCCTCCTACATTATTTGTAACACTAGAAAGCTGTATACCATAATGAAGCGACATTGTAAATTCATCTAATAAACCACCCCTAAACATAAAAGAAAATTTAGGAGTTGTACTAACAGAAATTTTTCCTCCATAATATGAAGGATCTCCCACAGATACAGAAATAGGTAATGATAATCGGTATTTATCTGTAGCAAAACCGAAAGAAAATGAATGACTATGTGCAATGGGACTGTTTTTATTATTAAGGTCATTATATAAACTAAATTGATATCCAAATCCAAATATACCGTAGCTTAATCCTACAAAACCTTTAGGCAAAAAAGCTAATTTTCTGCTGCCGTCAGCATTTGTATGACTATTATCAACTATATGTGATAAATCTAATATTGCTACTCCTAATTTAAAAGGAGTATTATGATTCATAAGCGGAGCAAAATCATATATGGTGCTTACTCTATCTGAGCCGAATCTTGTTGAGGTTACTCCTTCTATTAAATTATGCATATTATCTTTGTCTATTATATCATCTATAGCAAAAGCAAAAGAGTTTAATATTAATAGCATCATAAATATTATTTTTTTCATTTTTTCTCCACTCATTATACTATAATACAAAACAGATATTATTTAATAATGTAAATAATTTAATCGTCGTAATAGTTTATAGTATAAACTCTATTTTTTCAAGTGCATACTTTATTTATATTTTTATATAAGCTTAAAAGTAAATTAAAAGGCATTTTCTTCCGATAAATTCATATACGGAATTAAAAATGATAAAAGATTTTTTTTATTTTATAGTTATTATACTAACTAAAACTATAATAGATTTATTCAGATCATTCGGAAGTATCATAATATTCGGATTTATTTTATATGTGCTTTCTTCTATTACTAGGCGAATATTTGCTAAAACATTAGGAGCTAAAACAGAAGTTTATATTACAGGCTGGATAGGTACTCCTATACATGAGCTTTCACATGCCTTATTTTGTTTATTATTCAAACATAAAATTAATGATATAAAATTATTTAATACGAAATCAGACACTATAGGTTATGTTCTTCATAGTTATGATTCAAGAAGTTGGTATCAGCAAATGGGTAATTTTTTTATAGGGGTAGGACCGATTATTATTGGTACTTTAATAGTTTATTTATTATTTATTTTATTAGCTCCTGAGTTAAAAAATAATATTTTTGAAATACCTATTATAAAATATAAACAAGTATTTAATTCTGATATATTATCAATATTTTACTATACAATATCAAATATATTTGTATATACTTATAATATTTTTATTAATATTATAAAAAATATTGTAGAGTATTCTGCTTTCAAAAATATTACTTTTTGGATATTTTTATATTTATCAATAGCAATAGCTTCTCATATGGAGTTAAGTCCGGCTGATATTTCACATGCTTCAAAAGGTATTATAGTAATATTTGCTTTGTCATTAATATTAAATACAATATTTATTATAATGAAAGTATTTTTGAAATTTGATATTCCTATTTTTATAAATAATTTCTTTAATAGAATTTTAGAAACATATAATATGCTATTAATATTTTCAGCTATAATATCATTATTTAATTTCTTGATATCTTATATAATTTTAACACCTATTAATTTAATAAAAAACGGCAGATTAATTAATCCATTTACAAGCTGATGACTTATGTTAT
Above is a genomic segment from Brachyspira hampsonii containing:
- a CDS encoding cell surface protein, which translates into the protein MKKIIFMMLLILNSFAFAIDDIIDKDNMHNLIEGVTSTRFGSDRVSTIYDFAPLMNHNTPFKLGVAILDLSHIVDNSHTNADGSRKLAFLPKGFVGLSYGIFGFGYQFSLYNDLNNKNSPIAHSHSFSFGFATDKYRLSLPISVSVGDPSYYGGKISVSTTPKFSFMFRGGLLDEFTMSLHYGIQLSSVTNNVGGTKIAPMVLGGSLYGSIMLTRFDNYPVQISLPVKLGFYYGIGARWATIDAGYAEDATLNYLYDDAGGRSTDSIYFYLLMPAKFEAKLGAIYTYVMPRLMFEGKIYKVDGEYNLHYGVEGEIRVTLVENFTFGLTGYAEGQGIMKKSADFNIYNAFGGGLDIWGIWRY